From the genome of Deltaproteobacteria bacterium:
CATCATGCACTGGGTAATGACATCGGGCGGGGTTAATATGGCGCCCACAACAAAAGTGAGAAGAATGGCGTATTTCCGTTTCCGACGCAGTACTTCCGGCGTCACCATCCCCATTTTCGTTAAGAAGAAGATGACTACAGGGAGTTCAAAGACAATGCCGAAGGCAAACAGGAGCTTGATGGAAAAGGAGAAGTATTCCTTAACAGACGGAAGGGCCTTGACGTACTCGTTGGAAAACCCGATAAAAAATTTGAACCCGAACGGGAAGACGATAAAATAGCCGAAAAGGGATCCCCCCACAAAAAGAATGCTGGAGGCCACCACAAACGGGATGACGTATTTTTTTTCCCGCTGGTAGAGCCCGGGGGCGATAAACATCCATAACTGATAAAAAATAAAAGGGGCCATCAACAGGGCGCCGGACAGAAAAGATACCTTCAGGTAAGTAAAAAACATCTCGGGCAGATTGGTGAAGATGAGCCGGTCACCTTCGGGCATCACCGCCTTGAGGGGCATGATCAGCACCTGGAACAATTCTTCGGAAAATGCATACGAGGCGGCAAACCCTATGCCCACGGCAATGGCACATGCCACCAGCCGCTTTCGT
Proteins encoded in this window:
- the tatC gene encoding twin-arginine translocase subunit TatC, with the protein product MTDDEKLPFLGHLEELRKRLVACAIAVGIGFAASYAFSEELFQVLIMPLKAVMPEGDRLIFTNLPEMFFTYLKVSFLSGALLMAPFIFYQLWMFIAPGLYQREKKYVIPFVVASSILFVGGSLFGYFIVFPFGFKFFIGFSNEYVKALPSVKEYFSFSIKLLFAFGIVFELPVVIFFLTKMGMVTPEVLRRKRKYAILLTFVVGAILTPPDVITQCMMAGPMILLYEVGILVSVMARKKKEEKLKEEQVEDDLPG